In one Lachnospiraceae bacterium GAM79 genomic region, the following are encoded:
- a CDS encoding AAA family ATPase, whose product MGEDKTNDNMYVYTFMDYAAKMENGNVDKQHVSDLHKSIKIKISVSNCEQNESQLMRRFLYKYRGQGSKRQFYKSTKDQGETYYGCLPNGKKEDEDFLYEYSLKRNEIHVTTVNLKNGVIYPAKNNCSDANAFYTGDFRRIVADVFWIIYKQPNDMNINIESITFSKADDEGNKSSITFEIDSERTKYEINNWDNGYVSFWGKSGNDLKRIGFPICLKEADFIYEDASACLYYELSNPKRKLVYYKRCAVITQEQMKNCIMDYQIMLFSGKSDDLGKGIFYYYKDKLCPKIVVKDSIITAYDVRYHFYNGEQKIIFNSEFDNANDDLKEIIRNCKENETINYENLEKSCRDKAFCEYGKDINGFKLGDNNEFSKEMEEENCILSYVGEPLINAPQSDYTWREKVNTIKISFKDIKNSDVTIKKGKIGDCIFNYIYKIDENQEIPISNTIQDIIYTYERYGNQELENLIKIENLIKIVDQNEIGETFNKQLDFVEKNWEKIKEIVKELVSLLNEFCTKSKLEALKKKSLNKNDSYIKEIEDKLFDGLTPNHAVAIQVYDEVKKWEKAKKENKEPKIPNFVIMGAPGTGKTTIAKRIADCFFDGDKIDNNIDKENKIIQLSPSDLKGAYVGQTIPKVYEYLKEASENKKILFLDEAYLLQQDQFGREALAYLLPIMNGDRTVISKMREDKEERFDFEEEGHIVPPIWMAGYEHQMRRTLSENPGLYRRMVKLVLPSPIASALYDNLQMLAKDNKELMEKFKESSNDIKSYFTWAIARENAEYFGNYAGVQKFFETCEVREVGKSDNAGAIINRIIEESKKEIKAQYVALLSKDEKSRKFIVSRDIDTTFDDIIGDDVKGKLKPIVNMLINHEDYCERGINVPKGALLAGPPGTGKTLLARAVAGEFQKNLIDESSDKQIAFISVLGTELRTPELVGELFAEADDYDAAIIFIDEIDSIGIKREYSSNPEPMFQLLKEMDGFEQRTNIFVMAATNAPESLDEALKRPGRFDRYIEVSYPTEDDRKEIIELYVKKLAWAKNALSDDENETFNQFLGAIADATKSFTPAQLQNLINEAAIDFNSPIPSVQWQNLINEAAKKAQLQNLINKVTEKTQLQNDESTSAQNNEIIESRIDDLKLEDRIKLIIKIKVFEILVKEKIEQLKIGDKKPKSSDDNEFSYKENKGCSAVAIHEVGHAMVCLLQDMEPFEKITIMPRGNALGYVIPSSNNSLWTKKDYINQIRVFMGGRVAEELFYGDDISVGAAQDIQSATKLAEDMVAIYGMSEKIGIMAVKNDSTNFLGSNSRYDCSETFRYDVDLEVRNLLRTQLEIVREELKKQKDIIEKMAEIVYGKETMTGEEFKKEFENINKTGSE is encoded by the coding sequence ATGGGAGAAGATAAAACAAACGACAATATGTATGTCTACACATTTATGGATTATGCAGCGAAAATGGAGAATGGGAATGTAGACAAACAACATGTGAGTGATTTACACAAAAGTATTAAAATTAAAATTAGTGTATCTAATTGTGAACAGAATGAATCACAATTAATGAGAAGATTTTTATATAAATATAGAGGCCAAGGGAGTAAGCGCCAATTCTATAAGAGTACAAAAGATCAAGGTGAGACTTACTATGGATGTCTACCTAATGGAAAAAAAGAAGACGAAGATTTTCTTTATGAATATTCTCTAAAAAGAAATGAAATACATGTCACAACAGTTAACCTCAAAAATGGAGTAATATATCCAGCTAAAAATAATTGTTCAGACGCTAATGCGTTTTATACAGGAGATTTCAGAAGAATTGTAGCGGATGTTTTTTGGATTATATATAAACAACCTAATGATATGAACATTAATATAGAAAGTATCACATTTAGCAAGGCCGATGACGAGGGCAATAAATCTTCAATTACATTTGAAATTGATAGTGAAAGGACTAAATACGAAATTAATAACTGGGATAATGGCTATGTGAGCTTTTGGGGTAAATCTGGAAATGATTTAAAACGAATCGGATTTCCTATATGTCTGAAAGAAGCTGATTTTATATATGAGGATGCTAGTGCATGCTTATATTATGAATTGTCAAATCCTAAACGTAAATTAGTATATTACAAAAGATGTGCGGTAATAACGCAGGAACAGATGAAAAATTGCATAATGGATTATCAGATTATGCTTTTTTCAGGTAAATCTGACGACTTGGGTAAAGGGATATTTTATTACTACAAAGATAAATTATGTCCTAAAATAGTGGTAAAAGATTCGATTATTACAGCTTATGATGTGCGATATCATTTTTATAATGGAGAACAAAAGATAATTTTTAATTCTGAGTTTGATAATGCTAATGATGATTTAAAAGAAATAATTCGAAACTGTAAAGAAAACGAAACTATAAATTATGAAAACCTTGAAAAATCATGTAGGGATAAAGCTTTCTGTGAGTATGGAAAAGATATAAATGGTTTTAAACTTGGAGATAACAACGAGTTTTCTAAAGAAATGGAAGAGGAAAACTGTATTTTAAGTTATGTAGGAGAACCACTAATAAATGCACCACAGAGTGATTATACATGGCGTGAAAAGGTAAATACAATCAAAATATCTTTTAAAGATATAAAAAATTCAGATGTCACAATTAAAAAAGGGAAAATAGGCGACTGCATTTTTAACTATATATATAAAATAGATGAAAATCAAGAAATTCCTATATCTAATACAATTCAAGATATTATATATACATATGAACGATATGGGAATCAGGAATTAGAAAATCTAATTAAAATAGAAAATCTAATTAAAATAGTAGATCAAAATGAAATTGGGGAGACCTTTAATAAGCAACTAGATTTTGTTGAAAAAAACTGGGAAAAAATTAAAGAGATTGTTAAAGAATTAGTCTCTTTATTAAATGAGTTTTGTACTAAATCTAAACTCGAAGCTTTGAAAAAAAAATCACTTAATAAAAATGATTCATATATAAAAGAAATTGAAGATAAATTATTTGATGGTCTGACACCTAATCATGCTGTTGCTATTCAGGTATATGATGAAGTGAAAAAGTGGGAAAAAGCTAAAAAGGAGAATAAAGAACCTAAAATCCCAAATTTTGTGATTATGGGTGCTCCCGGAACAGGAAAAACAACTATAGCAAAACGAATAGCTGATTGTTTTTTTGATGGAGACAAGATAGATAATAATATTGATAAAGAAAATAAGATTATACAATTGTCGCCATCAGATTTAAAAGGAGCATATGTTGGACAGACCATACCCAAAGTATATGAATATCTTAAAGAGGCAAGTGAAAATAAAAAAATATTATTTTTAGATGAAGCATATCTTCTACAACAGGATCAATTTGGACGTGAGGCTTTAGCATACTTACTACCTATTATGAACGGAGATCGTACAGTTATTTCTAAAATGAGAGAAGATAAGGAGGAAAGATTTGATTTTGAGGAAGAAGGACACATAGTTCCTCCAATCTGGATGGCAGGATATGAACATCAAATGCGTAGAACACTTAGTGAAAATCCGGGGTTATATAGGCGAATGGTTAAGCTTGTTTTGCCAAGCCCAATTGCTTCTGCTTTGTACGATAATCTACAGATGCTTGCCAAGGACAATAAAGAATTAATGGAAAAATTTAAAGAATCATCAAACGACATAAAAAGTTACTTTACATGGGCTATAGCTAGGGAAAATGCTGAATACTTTGGAAATTATGCTGGAGTTCAAAAGTTCTTTGAAACATGTGAAGTCCGTGAAGTTGGAAAATCTGATAATGCAGGTGCTATTATAAATAGAATAATAGAAGAGAGTAAAAAAGAAATCAAGGCTCAGTATGTTGCGTTATTATCTAAGGATGAAAAATCAAGAAAATTTATAGTGAGTAGGGATATTGATACAACCTTTGATGACATAATTGGAGATGACGTTAAAGGTAAACTTAAACCAATTGTTAATATGCTTATAAACCATGAAGATTATTGTGAACGTGGAATAAATGTGCCGAAGGGAGCTTTGTTAGCTGGACCTCCGGGTACAGGAAAAACGCTTTTGGCAAGGGCTGTTGCCGGCGAGTTTCAAAAAAATTTGATAGATGAAAGTTCAGATAAGCAGATTGCTTTTATTTCGGTGCTTGGTACGGAACTTCGTACGCCGGAACTCGTTGGGGAATTATTTGCCGAAGCCGATGATTATGATGCTGCTATTATATTCATTGATGAAATAGATTCCATAGGAATAAAACGAGAGTATTCCAGCAATCCTGAGCCTATGTTTCAGCTTTTAAAAGAGATGGATGGTTTTGAACAGAGGACAAATATATTTGTAATGGCTGCAACGAATGCTCCGGAGAGCCTTGATGAGGCATTGAAGCGACCGGGTAGATTTGACAGATATATAGAAGTTTCATATCCAACTGAGGATGACAGAAAAGAAATAATTGAATTGTATGTTAAAAAACTGGCATGGGCTAAAAATGCGCTAAGCGATGATGAAAATGAGACTTTTAATCAATTTCTTGGAGCTATCGCCGATGCAACAAAGTCGTTTACTCCGGCTCAATTGCAGAATCTAATTAATGAAGCTGCAATTGATTTTAATTCACCTATACCATCAGTTCAATGGCAGAACCTAATTAATGAAGCTGCAAAAAAAGCTCAATTGCAGAACCTAATTAATAAAGTTACAGAAAAAACTCAATTGCAGAATGATGAATCTACGTCAGCTCAAAATAATGAGATAATTGAAAGCAGAATTGATGATTTAAAACTTGAAGATCGAATTAAACTAATAATAAAAATAAAAGTATTTGAAATTTTAGTAAAAGAAAAAATAGAACAGCTTAAGATCGGTGATAAAAAACCTAAATCTTCGGATGATAACGAATTTTCATATAAAGAAAATAAAGGCTGTTCAGCTGTTGCAATACATGAAGTCGGTCATGCAATGGTATGCTTGTTACAAGACATGGAGCCTTTTGAAAAAATCACCATAATGCCTCGCGGGAATGCACTTGGTTATGTTATACCGAGTAGTAATAATTCTCTTTGGACCAAAAAAGACTATATTAATCAGATCAGAGTATTTATGGGAGGAAGAGTTGCCGAGGAATTGTTCTATGGTGATGATATATCTGTGGGGGCGGCTCAGGATATTCAGAGTGCTACAAAGCTGGCAGAAGACATGGTTGCTATATATGGAATGTCTGAAAAAATAGGAATTATGGCTGTTAAGAATGATTCAACTAATTTTCTTGGCAGCAATTCTAGATATGATTGTTCCGAAACATTCAGATATGATGTGGATCTTGAAGTCAGAAATCTGTTGAGAACACAGTTGGAAATTGTCAGAGAAGAATTAAAAAAACAAAAGGACATTATCGAAAAAATGGCTGAAATAGTGTATGGAAAAGAAACTATGACAGGAGAAGAGTTTAAAAAAGAGTTTGAGAATATAAATAAGACAGGAAGTGAATAA
- a CDS encoding DNA topoisomerase (ATP-hydrolyzing) subunit A — protein MSEKILNVDYESEMGQSYVDYSMSVITERALPDVRDGLKPVQRRILYSLNGLAGSDKPHRKCARIVGDTMGKYHPHGDSSIYEGLVNMAQNWKLPIPLVDPHGNFGSVDGSGAAAMRYTEARISKYTEDVCMKDLSFFKDQFIPNFDGTETEPTFLPFQVPNILVSGSTGIAVGMATNIPTHNLGEVIDATVMYLNDPEVPLENLLDVMKGPDFATGGIINASKEDLMQVYETGLGRIKVRGKVEIRDIGHGRKSICVTEIPFTMIGGTAKFLDTVAELTRNRELPAVVDIADRGDKNGECLCIDVKKGTTDEEIRNIINILYKKAGLEDTFGVNINCIYDGKPEVMGLRRILSIYTDFKYGLYNTKYTKLLENQMEVREIKTGLLTAVDCIDLIIEILRGSKKVADAKACLMHGDTSNITFRFKGSEADAKFLCFTEKQADAILAMRLQKLIGLEVNALKKELEDAEKLIKKYSKLLESKSNMKKQMIADMLEIKEKYAIPRKTVIADCGEVVVKKAQAVETEVAVLLDRFYYIKVVDANLYDKNKAQIDKDYRFSFKCKNTERVGVFADNNQMYMIKVADIIKLQAKKNTGKKGNGSGLIGRLSDKGIQIFEFCNMNGNENILYMCCLEQIIDKNLLFVTKHGQAKLVPGNNYDVLRKMIAASKQEEDIIFIHDAEMEDFIVVKSMLGYYARIQISEIPVKGKGAGCIRLVNITDDDEIEEVAVGSTKDSFFVDNTEILFTRIKACKRGSKGTKLRL, from the coding sequence ATGTCTGAAAAAATCTTAAATGTTGATTATGAAAGTGAAATGGGACAATCCTATGTAGATTATTCCATGAGCGTTATAACAGAACGTGCGCTCCCTGATGTCAGGGACGGTTTAAAGCCGGTACAGCGTCGTATCCTGTATTCATTAAATGGTCTGGCAGGTTCAGATAAGCCACATCGTAAATGTGCGAGAATCGTCGGTGATACGATGGGTAAATATCACCCACATGGAGACAGTTCAATCTATGAAGGCCTTGTAAATATGGCGCAGAACTGGAAGCTTCCGATCCCGCTTGTAGATCCGCATGGTAACTTTGGTTCGGTAGATGGCTCCGGAGCAGCGGCAATGCGATATACCGAGGCAAGAATATCCAAATATACCGAGGATGTCTGCATGAAGGATCTGTCTTTCTTTAAGGATCAGTTTATTCCAAACTTCGACGGAACAGAGACAGAGCCTACATTTCTTCCGTTTCAGGTTCCGAATATCCTAGTCAGTGGTTCGACCGGAATTGCAGTTGGTATGGCGACCAATATTCCGACACATAATCTCGGAGAAGTGATCGATGCAACCGTGATGTATCTGAATGATCCGGAAGTACCGCTTGAGAATCTGTTAGATGTGATGAAAGGACCGGATTTCGCAACCGGCGGCATCATCAATGCATCCAAGGAAGATCTGATGCAGGTCTATGAAACAGGGCTTGGCAGGATCAAGGTCAGAGGTAAGGTGGAGATCCGTGATATCGGTCATGGAAGAAAAAGTATCTGTGTAACCGAGATCCCGTTTACGATGATCGGTGGAACAGCGAAGTTCTTGGATACGGTTGCAGAGCTTACCAGAAACCGTGAATTACCGGCCGTTGTAGATATCGCTGACCGTGGAGATAAGAACGGAGAATGTTTGTGTATCGATGTAAAGAAGGGTACAACAGATGAAGAAATCCGGAATATCATTAATATTTTATATAAAAAGGCAGGACTTGAGGATACCTTTGGTGTAAATATCAACTGTATTTATGACGGCAAGCCGGAGGTCATGGGACTGAGGCGGATCCTGTCAATCTATACAGATTTCAAATACGGACTATACAATACTAAATACACGAAGTTGTTAGAAAATCAGATGGAAGTACGGGAGATCAAGACCGGTCTTCTTACAGCGGTTGACTGTATCGACCTGATCATAGAGATTCTGCGTGGAAGTAAGAAGGTAGCGGATGCAAAGGCATGTCTGATGCATGGAGATACCTCCAACATTACATTCCGGTTCAAAGGTTCAGAGGCAGATGCAAAGTTCTTATGCTTTACCGAGAAACAGGCAGATGCGATCCTTGCCATGCGTTTACAGAAGCTCATCGGTCTGGAAGTAAATGCCCTTAAGAAAGAACTGGAAGATGCAGAGAAGCTGATCAAGAAGTATTCAAAGCTGCTTGAAAGCAAGAGCAATATGAAGAAGCAGATGATCGCAGATATGTTAGAGATTAAGGAGAAATATGCGATTCCAAGAAAGACTGTGATCGCAGATTGTGGCGAAGTTGTCGTTAAGAAGGCACAGGCAGTCGAGACAGAGGTTGCTGTACTTCTCGATCGTTTCTATTATATCAAGGTCGTTGATGCCAATCTTTATGATAAAAACAAAGCGCAGATCGACAAAGACTACCGGTTCTCATTCAAATGTAAGAACACAGAACGTGTCGGTGTATTTGCAGATAATAATCAGATGTATATGATCAAGGTTGCTGATATCATCAAGCTTCAGGCAAAGAAGAATACCGGTAAAAAGGGAAATGGTTCCGGTCTGATCGGCAGATTGTCGGATAAGGGTATTCAGATCTTTGAATTCTGCAATATGAATGGAAATGAAAACATATTATATATGTGCTGCCTCGAGCAGATCATAGATAAGAACCTGTTATTTGTGACCAAGCATGGTCAGGCAAAGCTGGTTCCGGGAAATAACTACGATGTACTTCGTAAGATGATCGCAGCGTCCAAGCAGGAAGAAGATATCATCTTTATCCATGATGCCGAGATGGAAGATTTCATCGTTGTAAAGAGTATGCTTGGCTACTATGCAAGAATCCAGATCAGCGAGATCCCGGTCAAGGGAAAAGGCGCAGGCTGCATCCGCCTGGTAAACATCACCGACGATGATGAGATCGAAGAAGTAGCAGTCGGCAGCACAAAGGACAGCTTCTTTGTAGATAACACAGAGATCCTGTTTACACGAATCAAAGCATGTAAACGCGGCAGTAAAGGAACAAAGCTGCGGTTGTAG
- a CDS encoding DNA gyrase subunit B, with amino-acid sequence MSYSAKNIEVLKGLEPVRLRPGMYIGNTGRSGLNHLIQELIDNSVDEHLAGYCKNIYVSINEDGSATVSDDGRGVPVDIHETEGIPAERVVYTVLHAGGKFNSSTYKISGGLHGVGSAVVNALSKKLLVEVARDGYLYTDSYEYGVPVTELTPEGNLPRTRLKEKRTGTKVTLYPDDTIFETVKFKADAIMQRIKETAYLNPELTITFHNKRDGKEPVVFHQPGGLSAFVEDISEGLTHTSPIIAISGEKENITADIVFVMTEDGEENIIGFTNNITNPEGGTHVTGFKSGFAKLINSYARNELGLLKEKDANLSGADIRSGMQAIISVKHPDPQFEGQTKTKLSNTDVTKAVDDIVKEQLTVYFDRNYDVLKDICDRAVSLSKKKALEKSKINLNKFSFEGNGKLAKQESNDSSKCEIFIVEGDSAGGSAKTARNRKYQAILPLRGKILNVEKKTVAKVLENAEIKALINAFGCGFMQGYGNDFDINKLNYDKIIIMTDADVDGAHIATLLLTFFYRFYPDLINEGHIYIAIPPLYRVGEGKHMQYLYSDEELNRYRKKHTGKFTIQRYKGLGEMDADQLYETTMNPESRVLKQVSINSIVEANKLTQTLMGTEVAPRREYIETHSTDAVLDI; translated from the coding sequence ATGTCGTATAGTGCAAAAAATATAGAGGTGCTGAAGGGACTGGAGCCTGTAAGACTCAGACCGGGTATGTATATCGGTAACACCGGAAGAAGCGGTCTGAACCATCTGATTCAGGAGCTGATCGATAACTCCGTGGACGAGCACCTTGCAGGTTATTGTAAAAATATATATGTCAGTATCAATGAAGACGGTTCAGCGACCGTGTCAGATGATGGACGGGGTGTTCCTGTTGATATACATGAGACAGAGGGAATACCTGCGGAACGTGTCGTATATACCGTACTGCATGCCGGTGGTAAGTTCAACAGCTCCACATATAAGATCAGTGGTGGTCTTCATGGTGTAGGTTCTGCTGTTGTAAATGCATTATCAAAGAAGCTGCTGGTTGAGGTCGCAAGAGACGGATATCTCTACACGGACAGCTATGAGTATGGCGTTCCGGTAACAGAGCTGACTCCGGAAGGAAATCTGCCGCGTACCCGGTTAAAAGAGAAACGAACCGGAACAAAGGTAACCCTATATCCGGATGATACGATCTTTGAAACAGTAAAATTCAAAGCCGATGCGATCATGCAGAGAATCAAGGAAACGGCATATCTGAATCCGGAGCTTACGATCACATTTCATAATAAGAGAGACGGCAAGGAACCGGTCGTATTCCATCAGCCGGGCGGTCTGTCCGCATTTGTAGAGGATATATCGGAAGGACTTACACATACTTCACCGATCATTGCGATCAGCGGAGAGAAAGAGAATATAACTGCTGATATCGTATTCGTTATGACAGAGGATGGGGAAGAAAACATCATCGGTTTTACAAATAATATCACGAATCCGGAAGGCGGAACACATGTAACAGGTTTCAAGTCAGGATTTGCAAAGCTGATCAACTCGTATGCAAGAAATGAGCTTGGGTTATTAAAGGAAAAGGATGCAAACTTAAGTGGTGCGGATATTCGTTCCGGTATGCAGGCGATCATATCTGTAAAGCATCCGGATCCGCAGTTTGAAGGGCAGACGAAGACGAAGCTGTCGAATACAGACGTTACAAAGGCAGTCGATGATATTGTAAAAGAACAGCTTACTGTTTATTTTGACCGTAACTACGATGTCTTAAAGGATATCTGTGATCGTGCAGTCAGCCTGTCTAAGAAGAAGGCTCTGGAAAAATCCAAGATCAATCTGAATAAATTCTCCTTTGAAGGAAATGGAAAGCTTGCCAAGCAGGAATCCAATGATTCGTCCAAATGCGAGATTTTCATAGTCGAGGGTGATTCTGCCGGTGGCTCTGCTAAAACAGCCAGAAACCGTAAATATCAGGCGATCCTGCCACTTCGTGGTAAGATCTTAAACGTAGAGAAGAAAACAGTAGCCAAGGTTCTTGAGAATGCCGAGATCAAAGCACTTATTAATGCATTTGGATGCGGCTTTATGCAGGGCTATGGCAACGATTTTGATATTAATAAATTAAACTATGACAAGATCATCATTATGACTGATGCCGATGTCGATGGCGCGCATATCGCTACATTGCTTCTGACATTTTTCTATCGGTTTTATCCGGATCTGATCAATGAGGGTCATATTTATATCGCGATCCCGCCGCTTTACAGAGTGGGCGAGGGCAAGCATATGCAGTATCTGTATTCAGATGAAGAACTGAACCGTTATCGAAAGAAGCATACCGGTAAATTCACGATCCAGCGTTACAAAGGTCTTGGAGAAATGGATGCAGACCAGCTCTATGAGACAACGATGAACCCGGAGAGCCGTGTGTTAAAGCAGGTATCGATCAACAGTATCGTGGAAGCAAATAAACTGACACAGACGTTGATGGGAACAGAAGTAGCACCGAGACGAGAATATATTGAGACACACAGTACAGATGCAGTGCTTGATATCTAA
- a CDS encoding HAMP domain-containing histidine kinase, translating to MRKRSIRSKITLCLMAIITVMILLSGILSVIFIKKYYYNELKNNLIQTYQECDAFFKDSSNKNRDGSYDLDSMESLLENKSDAMIYIVDDIHMKIYTTVNEDTAVFNNLKSIGEFLMFSDSIDANNSQIEREEVEKHKDYKIQITKDKDTAQSYFDLLGFLDNGFVIIVRTTIARVDSTIQTTIKYFMAVLITTAIISCILMYFVSEIFAGPIKRLTRVAKRMATLDFDARIEHPSNDEIGELSCYMNDLSYKLNKTLTELKETNQKLQVEIDEKIKIDEMRKEFLSHVSHELKTPIALVQGYAEGLRDNINDDEESKNFYCDVIVDEANKMNKLVKQLLDLNEIEFGQNRVNKEMFNIVDLIHNSIDSSAILAEQSQVTIVYDDVDPINVYADEFMIEEVFRNYLTNAIHYCYKEKEVRVWTEKYMYEKPGDTYEEGSILGNLRVYVYDQGPNVPEGELEKLFIKFYKVDKARTREYGGSGIGLSIVAATMQAHKKCYGVYNVKDGVVFYFDLDIIGETDDIEEKIGIEKKETE from the coding sequence ATGAGAAAAAGGTCGATAAGGAGTAAGATAACACTTTGTCTGATGGCGATCATTACTGTGATGATCCTGCTGTCAGGCATTTTGTCCGTTATCTTCATTAAAAAATATTACTACAATGAACTGAAAAATAATCTGATCCAGACCTATCAGGAATGTGATGCTTTTTTTAAAGATTCATCAAATAAGAACAGAGATGGCAGCTATGACCTTGACAGCATGGAGAGCCTGCTCGAGAATAAATCCGATGCGATGATCTATATTGTGGATGATATTCATATGAAGATCTATACAACGGTAAATGAGGATACGGCTGTATTTAACAATCTGAAAAGTATCGGTGAGTTCCTGATGTTCTCAGACAGTATAGATGCGAATAATTCCCAGATCGAACGGGAAGAGGTCGAGAAGCATAAGGATTATAAGATACAGATCACAAAGGATAAGGATACAGCTCAGAGTTATTTTGATCTGCTCGGATTTCTGGATAATGGATTTGTTATTATCGTGCGTACCACAATTGCCAGAGTGGATTCCACGATCCAGACAACGATCAAATATTTTATGGCTGTACTGATTACAACAGCAATCATCAGTTGTATTCTGATGTATTTTGTCAGTGAGATATTTGCCGGACCGATCAAACGGCTTACCAGGGTTGCAAAACGAATGGCAACTCTTGATTTTGATGCAAGGATCGAGCATCCGTCCAATGATGAGATCGGTGAGCTGTCCTGTTATATGAATGATCTGTCGTATAAGCTGAATAAGACGCTGACGGAGCTTAAGGAGACAAACCAGAAGCTTCAGGTGGAAATTGATGAGAAGATCAAGATTGACGAGATGCGTAAGGAATTCCTGTCACATGTATCACATGAATTAAAGACACCAATCGCACTGGTACAGGGTTATGCAGAAGGCTTGCGGGATAATATCAATGATGATGAAGAAAGTAAGAATTTTTATTGTGATGTCATTGTTGATGAAGCAAACAAGATGAATAAGCTGGTAAAGCAGTTACTTGATCTGAATGAGATAGAATTCGGGCAGAACCGAGTGAATAAGGAAATGTTCAATATCGTTGATCTGATCCATAATTCCATCGATTCGTCTGCAATCCTTGCAGAGCAGAGTCAGGTTACGATCGTTTATGATGATGTAGATCCGATCAATGTCTATGCGGACGAATTCATGATCGAAGAAGTCTTCCGTAATTATCTGACAAATGCGATCCATTACTGCTATAAAGAGAAAGAAGTCCGTGTCTGGACAGAAAAATATATGTATGAAAAACCGGGAGACACATATGAAGAAGGATCGATCCTTGGAAATCTCCGTGTCTATGTATATGATCAGGGACCAAATGTACCGGAGGGCGAACTGGAGAAGCTGTTCATCAAGTTCTACAAGGTAGATAAGGCAAGAACCAGAGAATATGGCGGAAGCGGCATCGGTCTGTCCATTGTCGCGGCTACCATGCAGGCACATAAGAAGTGTTATGGTGTGTATAATGTAAAAGATGGAGTTGTATTCTATTTTGATCTGGATATTATCGGGGAGACAGACGATATCGAAGAAAAAATCGGTATTGAAAAGAAAGAAACAGAATAA
- a CDS encoding response regulator transcription factor encodes MDSIKVLVVDDESRMRKLVKDFLSKKGYIVLEAGDGEEAVDIFMNNKDIGLIILDVMMPKMDGWETCKEIRKFSQVPIIMLTAKSDERDELLGFELGIDEYITKPFSPKILVARVEAILRRTSDVPADSVISAGGITMDLAAHIVTIDGEPIELSYKEFELLNYFMVNKGVALSREKILNNVWNYDYFGDARTIDTHVKKLRSKLKDKGDYIKTIWGMGYKFEVDDEKKVDKE; translated from the coding sequence ATGGATAGTATAAAGGTATTGGTAGTTGACGATGAGAGCAGAATGCGTAAGCTGGTCAAGGATTTCCTGAGTAAGAAAGGATATATCGTTCTGGAAGCAGGAGACGGTGAAGAAGCGGTTGATATCTTTATGAATAATAAAGACATCGGACTGATCATTTTAGATGTTATGATGCCGAAGATGGATGGCTGGGAGACCTGTAAGGAGATACGGAAGTTCTCACAGGTTCCGATCATCATGCTGACTGCAAAGTCAGATGAAAGAGATGAACTTCTGGGATTTGAACTTGGTATTGATGAATATATCACGAAGCCGTTCAGTCCGAAGATCCTGGTTGCCAGAGTAGAAGCAATCTTAAGAAGAACCAGTGATGTACCGGCTGACAGTGTGATCTCAGCAGGCGGTATCACGATGGATCTTGCAGCCCATATCGTAACGATCGATGGAGAACCGATCGAGCTCAGTTATAAAGAATTTGAGCTGTTGAATTATTTTATGGTGAATAAAGGAGTTGCATTATCCAGAGAGAAGATACTGAATAATGTATGGAATTATGATTATTTTGGAGATGCCAGAACGATCGATACCCATGTAAAGAAGCTTAGAAGCAAGTTGAAGGATAAAGGTGACTATATCAAGACGATCTGGGGCATGGGATATAAGTTCGAGGTGGATGATGAGAAAAAGGTCGATAAGGAGTAA